Part of the Coccinella septempunctata chromosome 3, icCocSept1.1, whole genome shotgun sequence genome is shown below.
ATATCCACTGGAAGTTACTGCCATCCTCGAATATACATTTCTCTGTCGagtttatatgaaaaaaaaaaaaagatatagaaAGCACACGTTTCTACATATCAAAAACTCAAATTCCTATGAAATGTTCAGATCTGAATCAGACCTTGTTGCattattcatatgaaaatattcttcagaattACTCTAATCCAAAGAAAATACAACATTGCATGAATTATTACTTCATGGATAAATGCAATGTAAAAAGTgaaacaattttcgaaaattattaaaACGAAAATCGAACATATATAGAGAATCCGTCCTTTTTGATGCCTGATACTGAGTTTAAATTTTAACCTTGGTTTTTTATGTTTTAACCCAGCTCTAACGAAtcgtcaaaatcagctgaccgttaGTACTGTGGGGCACACAAACTTTTCCCTCTATTGATTCCAATGCTATTTCGGTAGAAGTTGAGAGTGTTTTTTGAGGATTTTGGGCATTTCTATggagaaatttttgtttgtggagTTGTATCAGACCCTAATCTTTATTGAAAATACCGCTTCGTAGTGATTTtttgataatttgaaaaattaagccTCTATTTGAGGTCACTAGATATCAGGAAGAAATTGAAAACGTatcagaaaaaactttcaacttttgCTTCAAATGGTGAATATCAGGAAAATCAGTAgattgtctgaaaatcaggaaaagttgaagagttttttctgaaaatcacaACAGCACAAATCATTACAAATGAAGCACaactatataaaaaaattgcaaaaacacgaaagtgctgactttgttcaaaaatctcaatttttcgaCAAACTAGGCCCAGTTTTACAGTTGATGTTCAATCTATATCCACTGGAAGTTACTGCCATCCTCGAATATACCTTTCTCTGTCGagtttatatgaaaaaaaaaaaagatatagaaAGCACACGTTTCTACATATCAAAAACTCAAATTCCTATGAAATGTTCAGATCTGAATCAGACCTTGTTGCATTATTCATATGAAAATGTTCTTCAGAATTACTCTAATCCAAAGAAAATACAACATTGCATGAATTATTACTTCATGGATAAATGCAATGTAAAAAGTgaaacaattttcgaaaattattaaaACGAAAATCATTACAAATGAAGCACAactatataaaaaattaaactgcaaaaacacgaaagtgctgacttttttcaaaaatctcaatttttccacAAACTAGaagaattttcgtgaaaatttcaacggcacaagttaGCACACGTGTAGCACAATCGTTCACATAtgttttcattgagaaaaaacgaaagtgccgggctaacttttttcaatttcaagatttcccGAAAAATCCGACAAATTTTCGAGagaatatttacggcacaagtcagcacaaattttttcaccaatttttgagaagaaaaagtGATGGGCTAACtttttccttcattttcgattttccgggaaataAGAGGGATTTTTGCGAAAATTCGAAGGACACAGCACTGtacatgcatagcacaacctgtttcagttgccaaaactcattttttcgataagtgctgggctggcccattctatacattctgtgaaatattttgagaaccgtgtggaataaaacaaaaatttcaacggcacaaaacAGCACGAGcatagcacaattcagcacaaaaataaatctaaaagtgctgggccaacttcacacacatttTAGGTCTTGATAAAAATTCTGCTTTCAATTCCGTTCTTTGATTTCAggaatatatactccattcacatttattttagcagtcggtaggccatgaaataattttctcaaatgtcataacgccgttgccacaactaatatcaattattattacgaaaatgccgaaagtgattgaaaaaagagactgGGTTTctggaagtgctatttagaattcaggtccgctcattcaaatagttataccctgatattctaaaatccgcaATACGTcggacggtagcgaacatattgaatgtaagagaatttatatgtttcatctgaatctaaacgacttatatttcagctgaatatttccacaatcagaaagattgtgaatgaagaggatgacaaagaatttccctctattgggagacccaaaaaagtggtgacatttgagaattttgtttgagtgaattaatgcgaaaagtataCCTACTACGGGAtgttcgatgaatgtcatcgtagaataagttcccgaaaattgatttttctatttttatttgacttgtcctatacattgtaaatgtcttagggtaccaataaatatctaattattattattatatcaatttattgaatgatgaacagtcacaaatacgcgccagttgttttttatttttatttattcatgtgaatttttttttcaaaggtgaagttcatcttgacttgaaacttcctctaattccttttacttatattgataaaagatgatttttttgaagaatttaacattcttgcaattatctgttaattccttcggaagatacccattcccaatcactgcatcatatgcatttcatcttcgggttaatatttttgaaatctacaacatattcaaactttagctagtgcatattatgatattatactgatctcttgtattttccatgcaaataactggatttggtatgccttcaatcagtttgtataaacttcaattatgttcgtcacacatTTTCCGAagggattcgacattgtgataaaatacgtaataacagaaacttttacttagaacggacaacacagcgttgatttaaaaccaaaaaatgttttgacaagcgtcataaccccacattttcgtactatacagagtgaaatatgttaaattttcatggccaaccgtgtgctaaaataaaagtgaacggaGTATAGTATTAGGTATGTATTTATACAGATGTATGTAAACAAGATCAATCAGTAGGAATAGGAAATTTATTGCCTGATATATCCTATTCCATGGCAGCTCCTAATCATCTGTCCATCTGCTCTCTGAATTTCTTGCAATTCAGAAATCTTTGGAAATTTTATCTTTTACAGACTATCTAAACGCGCAATTTGTTCAGATTGGAAGAGTactttgatgaaaatttgtaaTTGGAAAATTAACTCTTCAAATGATTCACTTTCTTTAACAATTAGAAAAATTATAGTCGACTTTAGAAATCGAAGATTTTCTTCGATGTTGATATGGGTTCCGAGAAATGAGAAAGCTGATCATCTCGACAAGTTGGGCTTTCCAATAAACCTATCTGGCCGTTTCCAATAAACTTatttatccatcgtttcaccaaagagtaacaacaagtTGTTACTctgtttcacttactgacgattggtaaccattctaaaatatatctacagatagatcatagaaaagAAATCAGATGATGATCATGATCTTCAGTaagtgaaacaatggatagataggtttattgaaaacggccgtaaaagAGCAATCGCCAATCCTGCTAATCCTAAAGACCTTTCACCTATTTAAAAGACAAAATATGGAAATTATGGAATGAGGAATGGAACCAGATTAGTCGAAGAAAATGCAAAATTTATCAAACCATGATCCCCTTCCCCTTGAGTGAAAAACCTTGGtttcaaaaaattgatattcCTAGAACATACATTACTACAATGAGTAGAATTCGTTCTAATCATTGTTGTAGCCCCTTTCACCTTAACAAAATTgatgttttcaattcaacaaaTTGTAGGTAGTTGTGGGCTGGATAACATTGAAATTCAGATCTAGCTTTATTGAGGAGGAGACCCCTTCCACTTAATATACTTTTTTCGTGATGAAATTTCCACTATTGAAGTTtcgattggttttctttcatgtTCACACATTATTAATTTTCTAACTttactttttttaaatttcagttcTTCATTTCTTACCATCGATATTTATACTATTACTCAGGCAACTAAAAAAAAGTTCTCTATATTTGAATCCACAATAGATCTTTTTTTCTTCGAGTCGAAACAAAATAATCCCTGAAGACAGTTGGCAAATGCTTGCCTAAAGGTTCGAAAAAATAATcccaaatgaatttttcatcatcaaGTTTTTCACGTCAACGAATTTATTATCTTTATGAATCGTCACCTGATACAggtttaaataaataatttactTAATAATTATTCAACAGATAAAAAATTTTATCATAATAAATAGTATAAGATATGAGATATCATTTGTTTTCATGAGGGTTCCTCTCCTTTCTTTGAAAATCTTTGAGACGATGTATTCGAATTTGCAACTGGTCGCACAGAAAACCTTCTTATCTTGGAAGGATTCAAGGGCAACGGCGCATCCTGTTGTGTAACCTGATGATAAGGTGGTGGCAACTCCGAAACTGGCGCTAAGGACGATCTCCTTGGTCCAGGATATGGCAAAGCTGAGGTAGAAAATCTAGAGTAATCAGATATGGGTATCAAAGAAGATCTTCTGTTCATTTTGTAATTAGTTGTGGCAGGTTGGATATTTGGCATAAGTGAGGTTCTCCTATTTTGGAAGTTAGATCTTATGGGCATTCGCCTAACACGCTTATTTCCATCTTGTTGACTGGATCCAGAGGTTGAGTCCGACAAAGCAGTCAGTGCCCGAAGTAAATCTGCTACGGAAGTCTTCTCCAGGATTTGTTTATGCTCATTTTCAGCAAGTGAGAGCTCGCGATTTCTATCTTCTTGTGTTGGTCTGGATTGTTCGTTACCTTTTTCCACGTCATCATTTCTATCTTTCGATAGAATTGTGTTCTTGATTCGCTTGAAGAAACCTGGAACGTCTTTTTGGACCTCGTTGTTGGGTTCAGATGTCGACTTATCGTCTTTAATAAGTTTTGCATACCTTGCTAGGTATGTTTGCCCATACCAAGTATGTTCATTTTCATTCTGCAATCTTGGGTGCGACGGATATCGTACGTCACTAGCTGCTCTATGTCTAAATGGAGGAAGTGCTGCTCTTTGACTCGCCAAGGACCACTCTGAATCGTATTGTTCACTTGCTAATATTTCCCTCTCTGAAAATCCCTCATAACATCCAGGTTCTGAGTCAACATAATCGTGCGTGCTCAAGGCATCAACAACCTTAATAATCAGATCTGTTTGTTGGTCTGTACCCTGGAACGTCAGTTCCTTATCTATCCTTTCCAGATCCGTATCGCTCTGAATCCTCTGCAGTATGAAAGTATCTTGACATTCTGAGAAAGCCCTTTTTCTATCTAGATTATTTAGATATCCTGAAGGGCTATACACGGTTAAGGTAGGGCAGCTCTGACTTCTCACGAGTTTTTGGGGCTCATAATCGAACTCTTTATATACTTTCTTGACTCGtaccatgaggaattctgcaagaATTGATCTCAGTTCCTGTCTTATCCTCGTAGGAGTTTTCATTATGTTGTAGGCGATCTTATGTTCTAACTCCTGCAGTTTTTTGCTTCGCATACCTTTACCAATAAAATTGAGGATCATTACAACGTATCCCAAGCCTCCTATGATCCATACTAAGAGAAACACTTGGTAAAAATTGTAGTACAGGTATCCTAGATCCCCTTGAGCTTCACCTGAAATaacagatttttatttttttcgaggcataaaatataaaaacaaaaaaataatggtTATGAATActacataaaaaatatttcacctgCAACATAATCTCCAAATCCTATTGTAGTTAAAGTAACGAAGGAAAAATAAACAGCTTCGTAGTAACTCCATCCTTCAAAAGCAGAAATAACTATAGATGGTACGAATATGAAGAATGTGAAACCAGGCACTAGATAAAGTATTATTTGAGCTACAAGTCCAAGCCTGGATGGATCAACCTGCCTTACTCTCTTGGAATCTTTCCATCTGTTGTATAGTTTCGTGAACTGAAAGTATAAATTCAATAAGGGATTTGCTTTTTAATACTGATATCGTTTTCAGTAACGAAGTGAATCATTTTGTATCACACAATAgttattaatgaaaataataaaccaTTCAATACTTTGTAGTTCAGCCAAACTCAGTAAactcatttctagattttgaacAAGACTCAACAGAAATTAATTGTAAAAAAGTTTGATTGTGCTGATACAAACAATATGTTATTTATAAGTAATAAAATTATCATCTCTCATTGTTGCATGGAAGATTCTCCGAAACTCTTATCTTGAGGTGAGACTGAGAGATGAGGT
Proteins encoded:
- the LOC123310007 gene encoding open rectifier potassium channel protein 1 isoform X2, with the protein product MGFLPFPFLRCDCGYGNLAPTTMFGRIFMIFYALVGIPINGFIMIALGDFFGKSFTKLYNRWKDSKRVRQVDPSRLGLVAQIILYLVPGFTFFIFVPSIVISAFEGWSYYEAVYFSFVTLTTIGFGDYVAGEAQGDLGYLYYNFYQVFLLVWIIGGLGYVVMILNFIGKGMRSKKLQELEHKIAYNIMKTPTRIRQELRSILAEFLMVRVKKVYKEFDYEPQKLVRSQSCPTLTVYSPSGYLNNLDRKRAFSECQDTFILQRIQSDTDLERIDKELTFQGTDQQTDLIIKVVDALSTHDYVDSEPGCYEGFSEREILASEQYDSEWSLASQRAALPPFRHRAASDVRYPSHPRLQNENEHTWYGQTYLARYAKLIKDDKSTSEPNNEVQKDVPGFFKRIKNTILSKDRNDDVEKGNEQSRPTQEDRNRELSLAENEHKQILEKTSVADLLRALTALSDSTSGSSQQDGNKRVRRMPIRSNFQNRRTSLMPNIQPATTNYKMNRRSSLIPISDYSRFSTSALPYPGPRRSSLAPVSELPPPYHQVTQQDAPLPLNPSKIRRFSVRPVANSNTSSQRFSKKGEEPS
- the LOC123310007 gene encoding open rectifier potassium channel protein 1 isoform X1 — encoded protein: MMSTKNFVIVLLVFCVYLLLGAMIFYGTESAEERKRIVHEEEQRKLVKEVIKQYQQNKENKEELFEALEVYCGKPIKNVITKVDPKWDFYHSLFFVVTVVSTIGYGNLAPTTMFGRIFMIFYALVGIPINGFIMIALGDFFGKSFTKLYNRWKDSKRVRQVDPSRLGLVAQIILYLVPGFTFFIFVPSIVISAFEGWSYYEAVYFSFVTLTTIGFGDYVAGEAQGDLGYLYYNFYQVFLLVWIIGGLGYVVMILNFIGKGMRSKKLQELEHKIAYNIMKTPTRIRQELRSILAEFLMVRVKKVYKEFDYEPQKLVRSQSCPTLTVYSPSGYLNNLDRKRAFSECQDTFILQRIQSDTDLERIDKELTFQGTDQQTDLIIKVVDALSTHDYVDSEPGCYEGFSEREILASEQYDSEWSLASQRAALPPFRHRAASDVRYPSHPRLQNENEHTWYGQTYLARYAKLIKDDKSTSEPNNEVQKDVPGFFKRIKNTILSKDRNDDVEKGNEQSRPTQEDRNRELSLAENEHKQILEKTSVADLLRALTALSDSTSGSSQQDGNKRVRRMPIRSNFQNRRTSLMPNIQPATTNYKMNRRSSLIPISDYSRFSTSALPYPGPRRSSLAPVSELPPPYHQVTQQDAPLPLNPSKIRRFSVRPVANSNTSSQRFSKKGEEPS